From the Paenibacillus tianjinensis genome, the window ATATGGATTGCGTAAAATGAAGATACCGCTGCTCTCCATTCTGATTATCTCGCTTTGTTCGGGGATAGTTATTTGTGTCTCTATGCAGGTAGGTGTACTGTTAGCAAAGGTTGTCTCACCGGATGCCGCCTCCATGATTGGAGCGGTTATTCTCGTCTTAATGGGATGCTGGTCTCTGATTCAGATGCTGATGCAAAAGGAACGGGAGCACAATCCGCAGGAATTGGAGACACAACCTGTTTCTTTAAAAGAAGAGTCCGTGAATCCCGCCGAAGACTGGCCCCATAAATCAGCAGTTTTTTCATTGGAGCTGCGGCATTTGGGAGTAGTGATACAGATTCTCCGGACGCCTTCTTCCGCCGACATGGATGACTCAGGAAGTATTTCCTCGATGGAGGCGGTGATCCTCGGTATTGCGTTGTCACTGGACGCTTTTGGTGCGGGGCTTGGTGCTGCGTTGCTAGGGTTTGGTCCGGTCCCGACTTCCCTGATGATCGCCCTGTTCAGCGGAACCTTTTTACTGCTGGGAATGAAAACCGGTCTAAAGCTGTCGGGGAGCTTCTGGATGAAGCATGCAGCTGCTCTGCCGGCGTTATTATTAATTGCTATGGGAATAATGAAGCTGTTATGAGGTGAGTACATGATTATGGGCTTAACCGGAGGCATTGCTTCCGGAAAAAGCACCGTCTCCGCATTATTTGTAGCTAAAGGAGCACGGCTCGTCGATGCTGATGTAATCGCAAGAGGAGTCATGCTCCCGGGGCATCCCGTGCTGGCTGCTGCTGTGGAGCATTTTGGCCAAACCATATTATTGCCGGACGGCACACTGAACCGGGCTGCGCTGGGAGAAATCGTCTTTCATGACCAGGCTGCTCTGCAGGTGCTGAATAACCTGACACATCCTGCAATTCGTCAGGAGATCAAAGAAACAATGTATGAGCTGGAAGAAGAAAATCCGCTGTCACTGATTGTCGTGGACATACCGTTGCTCTACGAATCAGCGCTGGACAATCTGTTCAAGAAGATAACCGTTGTGTATGTACCCCGGGAGGTGCAGCTAGTCCGCCTAATGGAGCGTAACGGATTATCTCTTGAGCAAGCCACAGGCAGGCTGGATGCCCAGATGGATATCGAAGAGAAGCGCAGAAGAGCGGATTACGTTATCGACAACAGCGGCGAGCTTACCCATACTGAACAACAGGTAGCAGCGCTATGGGACAGGCTGGGGTTATCATGAGCTGGCTTCGTAAAAAAAGAGTACTGCTCATGTTATTCTTAGGCTTTACCGCAATTCTGTTCCTGAGCACCAACTGGATGTCTTTGTTTTATCCCATACATTATAAGAATGAAATCCGTAAGCACAGTATCACGTATGAGATGGACCCGTTTCTGGTGGCAGCCATTATTCGTGTGGAGACCAATTTTAAGACAGGCCGGGAATCCAGAAAAGGCGCACTGGGCCTCATGCAGCTCATGCCGGACACGGCTAAATGGGCGCTTGAGAAGGCCAAGCTTCCCGATGTGTCGCTGGACGAGCTGAAGGAGGAGCCCTCGGCAAATATTGAGCTGGGAACCTGGTACTTATCCTCGCTCTCCCGCCAGTTTGAAGGCAACCGCACAGCAGTAATCG encodes:
- a CDS encoding lytic transglycosylase domain-containing protein translates to MSWLRKKRVLLMLFLGFTAILFLSTNWMSLFYPIHYKNEIRKHSITYEMDPFLVAAIIRVETNFKTGRESRKGALGLMQLMPDTAKWALEKAKLPDVSLDELKEEPSANIELGTWYLSSLSRQFEGNRTAVIAAYNAGPGKVQRWLDDGDWDGTEGSVKDIPFGETRHYVQRVIYYYNQYTEIYSEF
- the coaE gene encoding dephospho-CoA kinase (Dephospho-CoA kinase (CoaE) performs the final step in coenzyme A biosynthesis.); the protein is MIMGLTGGIASGKSTVSALFVAKGARLVDADVIARGVMLPGHPVLAAAVEHFGQTILLPDGTLNRAALGEIVFHDQAALQVLNNLTHPAIRQEIKETMYELEEENPLSLIVVDIPLLYESALDNLFKKITVVYVPREVQLVRLMERNGLSLEQATGRLDAQMDIEEKRRRADYVIDNSGELTHTEQQVAALWDRLGLS
- a CDS encoding manganese efflux pump, with amino-acid sequence MISPLFSLLLLAFALSLDGFGVGITYGLRKMKIPLLSILIISLCSGIVICVSMQVGVLLAKVVSPDAASMIGAVILVLMGCWSLIQMLMQKEREHNPQELETQPVSLKEESVNPAEDWPHKSAVFSLELRHLGVVIQILRTPSSADMDDSGSISSMEAVILGIALSLDAFGAGLGAALLGFGPVPTSLMIALFSGTFLLLGMKTGLKLSGSFWMKHAAALPALLLIAMGIMKLL